The Raphanus sativus cultivar WK10039 chromosome 2, ASM80110v3, whole genome shotgun sequence DNA segment ATTTCACACACAAACCCCACAAGAAATCTGAAAGAAAAGATCAGAGCAAAACGTCACCAAGAAACAGATCTAAGTTCATAAGACCACAAGTGGTAGATTTGTTTTAGAGACCTATTTCAACAtgaaaaaaaaccctaaaagatTCGATGTTTTAAACCAAAAGCTAGCAAGAAGCTAAACTCGGTGATGAAGGATGAGAAAATTACTATGATCTCAGATGATAAGTCTTCCCTTCTAAGAATCTTGAAGAATCCAGGACTGTCGCCTTCTTCCATGATCTGACCAAACCCACTGTTTCTCACCATCTCTTCTTTTTTCTAGAAACCCTTCTTCAACCTCTCACTCTTAAATCTAAAGCCCCTTTCTCTATTTCTCTCTCTGTTTGGTCATGGGCAAAGTATGGGAGAGAGAGACTCTGCAAGACTTTTTTTCCCCTTAAGATAGCCAAAGTCAGCTTCCAAAATTCTTAATGTTTTCTTTCACAAcattaatttcgaaatatttttcttacatgTGGTTAATTGAGACAGATTCACATGTGTCATCAAACTAATTAGTTTGGTAATAATACAAGGAAACATGAGTAAGAGTGAGACTTCACAGACACGCAAAAAAGCAGAGCAAATTTCTTGTTTTAGTAACTCAATACTCAACAAGACTTTCCACATATTTCTTGTTTTATTACTTGACATGTATTTACTTTACTgccatatataatatattacttaACTTGAAACTCGTATGTATGTATACTTTTGGTCCACCACATACTATATAACTTTTCTTTTGTATATACTGTACTtaattatctatcttattaaaataggaacattacaacttcttctaggtaaATTTTTAAAGGTGgatctcatatatttaaattaaatgtcttttttttttatatataatatgtatcatagtctaactttgcattgatgtatttccttaaatacagttcttctttttgtccatattccatatatgatttttacatttattacatgtcgatttaaataagatatatactaagaatactaaaaatactaatcgttctataattaccctatacaattcattttaaattgatcagtatactttcattggtcatattaattttattagtacgaataacattaggtagataagtcatagacacatacataaagatatgactattcttataactacgttgggcctaatctactttctaaaacaaataacacatagcttcatatattgtatagaatatagtaatattgtataatattatacttatacaataatactaaaaacaaaccaaactgaaatataatatatatcgaaaatgctttgaaccattacacacaaaatatattggaactcagagataaaattcactttgaaattacataataattattttaaaaaattaaatttcgtaatgtacaaaaaacataagttttatataaaattttatgttacaataaaaagacacaactcacgcttgcaaaatgttatttttacatacgaaagacagttttgatattgttctttaaacacaaaattgaattatacaaactcgatactacgtaaaactaaacaatatagaatacattttaaaaataaaaccctgcatatgtttatataatatataaatatattatgttacacatattttcatataaataataccccaatgtaagttttgtatgataaatattgaaaatacaaaatatataacactatatattttaaataatacagaaaaaatctactttacgttatcttaaaatttaaaaatcaaatttagtaattaaacacattgcttatttaaacacattagtacacattgttatttatcaaaattttatattaatacacattggcgatcatgtataacatttagtaaaaacaaagataaaaaaaatgactcccgctcggtcgagcgggtcatgatctagtgttTTATTAAgaatgatgtcaaaaaaaattatgttttattaagaaatatataactttattaCATTGCATGCTCAGTTTGAATTACTATAAACCAATCCTTAGAGAGGCAtaggttcttttttttctggaaaCAAGGGATAGAGATAGGAGTTTTGTATTCTAGTAGTTTGTAGTTTTCTATTAATATAGCCTGTGTCAAAATTTGAATTGAATTCCCCTATTGTGTAAAGTGCATATCAATTCCTGCagttcaatctttttttttttgtatttaactAAACGAATAAAATCATATAGAACTTAGCATTGTAAGaataaatctaaaaaccaaTATCAACTTAAGATTTTCTTATTTCCTTTGGACAACATTTCAAAGTGCAtctttatatatactaaaaactatattaaatacatataatttgtTGTACTCTTAGGATTGATTTAGTGATAAGTCtggaaaacaaaacataaaaaatatttcaaattctGATATATTCATGATGTATTTTACTTAGCTGGATTTCCTTTTTCTTGAATCATATCGGATTTACAATTTTCTGTTTAGAGAAATAAGTATCCCGAACCAGGCGCAATGCAGCGAAAGCCTTACTGGAAAAAAAAAcggaaatagaaaaaaaaaagtccgGAATAATGTTCGGGAGTTTGAACCCGACGTGAATCGAACACGCAACCTTCTGATCTGGAGTCAGACGCGCTACCATTGCGCCACGGATCCGGATGTTAAAAAGTAGGAGTTAGCATAATTGAGCTATGAAGCAATTTTGGTTTTAGGTTATTCAAGTGTGGTGTATTTCGTTTTCAAAGATCGATCCAAAAGGTAATACATGAGATCGTGTAGATTGCATGAAAACTGAATTCATTTTATAACCATTTCGGAAAACTCATtcgagaagaaagagaaaagattCATCTATATACAATGAATAAATCTAACTCTGGTTCTAAGAACAAAAATGGTGAATAATCATCACTGAAGCCGAGAAGTAACATTGATGAAAGTATCTTCAGGACAAGGGATTGTTAAGCCACCCATTGGATGATCGAAACCAAACTCTTCTTCGGATTTGCTGAGAAGAGCTTGAAACGAAGGCTGGCTCAAGTATGAGATCGGCACCACATATCTCTTCTTCTGGCTCTCCCCTACGTACACGGCAAGAAACCCTTTAGGTGGTGCCGCCATGGTTGCTCTTTTGCTTGTAGAAGCTGTTGCTTGGCCAAGAATCTTCTTTGCACCCAATAAACTTCTCACCAAAGCCATTTCTATTTTCTTGGTTTTCTGAAAGTTTGAATTCTTTGGAAGAGATGTATGAATAGATAAAAGTTATTGGATTGCTTGTTGTTGGTTGATGATAGAAAGGATGagttatgtgtatatatagaaatatcAATGAAGGTAATGAGTTGCAATCTTCTCTGACAAATCGTTGAAACTTGTGGTGTTGAAGTGTGGGATAAGGCTACTACAATTTCACATGGTTCTGTCTTTCGTATAAAAAATGCATTAATGCAATTTGTCTACTTGGATAATCTCCAAAGGCAGTTCACAAGAGCTTGTTTTCTCAATGTTTCTGAGATAAGAAGAGACGTAAGTGGTTGGTTCTATGGCCTTTTCACTAAGCTCTATGGTCGAAATTGATCTAATAAGAACTTAAAGTAGGGACCTGTTGTTCTTCTACAACAAAACATAACCACAGGTATCTGTCAGTActaatttatctatttatttgattaaatatgacatttccatgtaaaaaaaatacaaatgtgTCTCAGTTCATCATTTCAGGAGAATAGGAAATATTTAGGCTTTTGAGCTTTGTCAGATAAAGAAAAAACGGAGCACATAAgagaaactagattttaacccgtgcgaccgcacggatattaattttcaattttagtttttatttatttatattaaataatatatttgtaatatttgatcgttttatattgaataagttaggggtgggtatttgggtatccactcgaattcggttaaaatatattcgggtttgagattttcgagtttaaagattctaactctattcggatatttataaactttggttccggtttgattcggatctttgtgggtttgataacccgtttaaattgtttttaaattttcaaaatttatatatcttgaaatatctttaaatctaaaaaaaaatataatatgtacatttaagtaatgtaagctaaagtacctaaattaaaaatttaaaataggtttaacttgaatatttggatgaagaatatatatattttttgggtgttttgattattgtttatctactttagatgtttttgactattttttatatttcaaatattttaagcaacttaaaataacttatatcttggatattaactcgaaaaatagctaagatattgaactatataaatatgatttaaatacattcgaatatccgaaatatttcgttcggataaggtttggttatggttctctagatacaaaatggtaaatccgtttggatattatctagttttggttcaaatttgataatacatttttgttcagatttgttaaatgaaaagttgatattataattttcatgaattgtttgtccaataaaaatgtttttttttaatttgacattgatttaattgagaagttaatgaagtgtatttaattcaaatttaattttagaaaacacattaatgtaagtgaaaaagacaaatcattaaaataggaagtattatttaattgtgtatttagtTCAAacttaattttggaaaacatattaatcaaagtagaaaatataaaacattaaaatataaaatattatttaatgtcagtggtatggaaatgtaaataacattgaaaactaaggggtattctatatgtgtacttctcttttgaTAATATAGATTGGATCAAATCACTGACTTTGTTTTCCTCACTGTAACGTGAGTTGCAAGACTGATATATACGGTAGTACTAAAGCGTGTTTTAAGGACAAGATATTATAACGGATGATCCATTCACTCCCTTGACGTTGAAGACTGAATCTTTAACTTTAGAATTTCAACGAGAATGAATATGTGTTCTTAGAGAGATGAAGAGCAAACAAAACCGTAAAAGAGAGAAACAAAGGAAATTTCAAGAAACAGAACAAGAAAGACATATTCTAGCAGATATTGGTTATACACTTATACATAAGATGGAAGAGCTAAGGCAGAGATTCAGAGACAATATTagtctctatatgattcatacTACGACTTGATAGCAGCTTGAACCTTGCTGTTAAACAGAATAAAGAACTCTTAAACTGAAAGctaataaactaaaaagaagGGACGAATATTGATTCAATCCGTTTAAAGTATCTCTTTTCTCTGCTCAGTCTTCTTTTTAAGATAAAAGACTTCATTGGATGATAATTTGGTTAAATTGAGCCACGAATCCATATGATAAATGCTctcatttagtttaatttaacaGAAGATAAAGTACAATTTAAATAGCTGTTCAATTGGTGTTGTCATATCTTTTTCAATGATCGATCCAaaatgcataaatataacaTTATTCATGATTGTGTCGATAATAGAGTATTTACTTTCAAAACTTAAGAACTCTTCcgaaaagaaattataaaaatacatctATATACAATGAAGACGTCTAACTCTAATTCTAAGAAGAAAATGGTGGATGCATGATCATCATCGAAGCCGAGAAATCACATTGATGAAAGTATACTCTGGACAAGGGATGGTTAAGCCACCCATCGGATGATCGAACCCAAACTCTTCTTCAGATTTGCTAAGAAGAGCTTGAAAAGAAGGCTTGCTCAGGTATGAGATTGGCACCACATATCTCTTCTTCTGGCTCTCTCCTACGTACACCACAAGAAATCCTTTTGGTGGCGACGAGGGTGCCCTttttcttggtgctgctgctgttatGGATCGGCCAAGAATCTTCTTTGCACCGAGTAGATTTCTCACGAAAGCCATTTctagtttcttttcttttctgaaaGTTTGAATCCTTTTGAAGATGTATGAAAAGATTCAAGTTATCTCTTGGATATATTGCTTGTTGTTTGTTGATGATAGAAAGAAATGGTTATATGTATTTATAGAGAGATCAAAGAATGAGTTGAAATCTCTGAAAAGTCCTTGAAGCTTGTGGTCTTGAAATGTAGGGCAGACTAGAGAAAGTTTCACATGCTTCTGCCTTTACCACCTGGGAAACTTGTAGTTTAATGCAATTCGCTTGATGaaattattaattgaaaaacGAAATGCATTTCAAAAGGGCTTTGCTTTCtcgatatttattttagataagACATATGCTATTGTCAATAATAAAGACCAGCAAGTTTCTATTCTTCATGTTCTACGGTGATCATATTCCCTCGTCTATGTGGTCTAAATggatttaattaataataactcaAAGTGGGGACTTGAAGTTTCTCAACAACAGAACAGCAAGTCTCTGTCACATGTTAAGTTGTTCTTTGATTATATCCGCTTAGGATCTTTGTTAAGTTGAATCCATTATGGACAGAGTCAAAAAACGTCTTCTGTTATCAATTCTGAAgatatttgtgattttatttaatttattatacaaaTACACATAATGTTCGtaacaaaaaatctaataatttcAAACTCCGGTCATTCCGACAACTACATTGCCCGCAAAATCCACAGGAATATTGGCCAAAGCAATTTGTCcaaaaatagttccaacagCAAATATAGACGGACTCTTGACTTCCTTTATAGTTTCAATGAGAAGACTAATGGAGAAGCTGGTTGCTAACAAGAAAGCGCCGGTTTtgtcaaattttgaatttgttggTGCCAATCAGAGGTTACATATAAACAAGATAATTTTTGACCATGCtcaacttatatattttaaatgaatagaAATGTTGTAGGAGAGATGAAGAGGAAACAAAAACGGTAAAAGAGAGAAACAGAGGGACATTTAAGAGCATCTCGAAAAggaatctctattttagagtttgcaAAACTTTTTTGAAGTTTCAACATGTTTTTTTCCCAAAAGTTAGCTTCAAAcctaacttcaaaattatttatattttccactaTAGTCCctatatttttctaattaatataaatatattaaataaataactagcacatatataaaaagtatCACATTaatgttatttaataaaatcttactgtaaatatataaattataagtataaatacataactaaatattaaactacaaaaaaAGACACTATATTTTGAAGCttgcaaaacttcatatttgaagtttaaagatgtttttaaacttcatatttatgtctaaagatgtttttaaactttaaaacttcttattttaaggtctatatttagttttatgtgtaaaactaaaatttgtgaaaacaaatatgaaatattataagatatgactttttaagaataaaatgataaacaacaaaatatctaagAATCATAAAATGTAATACGTAATTAATTGTAAGGACCAAAgtgcaaacaaaaatatgaaacttcaaatttgaagttttgagtaatgatactctatatttgaagtttcactattaaaaacttcaaacttcatatttgaagtttttattagTGAAGCTTCatattttgaagtttcatatttgaaacttttttttgtttagaaaaaaatatttcaaatatgaagttataAAGTGTTTTTTGGAAATGCTTTAAGAAACATCACAAGAAATATATTTCCTAAGCAGACTGTGggttatacatttttttttttgtcacggacTGTGAGTTATACATAAGATGTAAGAGCAGAGCTAAGTCAAAGATGCGGAGAAAATTTTAGTTCCTATATGATTGTCGTACGGCTTCCTAGCATACTGAacgttacttttttttttttgaaacactaatGTTAACCTTAGCAAAAAACACTACTGTTAACCACTATAacctttaccaaaaaaaaaaaccactaTAACCaggaaaattaataaattagcaAACTTATAAACTGAAAGCTCAAAAGATACAAGGAAGAATTCTTTTGGTTGATAAAAGGAAGGGATGGATGTTAATGTGAATCAATCTAATGTCATCTCTTGGCACTGCTCAGTCTTCTCTGTTAACTGAAAGACTTCAATAATTGAGAATTTTGGTTTAATTGAGCCAAAGATCCATATGATAACAGcaactaaaatataattcaaaattgttgctgtcttttatttttcattatccaaaatgtataaatataatagaataATGGTATTTACTTCAAAAATCTAGAACatagaagaaagaaaagaaaaactcatCTATTTACAAGGAACAAGTCTATGTctaactaaaagaaaaatatgttggatAATCATCAGTGGAACCGAGACGTCACATTAATGAAAGTAGATTCAGGACAAGGGATGGTTAAGCCCCCCATTGGATGATCAAACCCAAACTCTTCTTCGAATTTAGTGAGAAGAGCTTGAAACGAAGGCTGACTCAAGTATGAGATTGGCACCACATATCTCTTCTTCTGGCTCTCTCCTACGTACACCGCAAGAAACCCTTTTGGTGGTGCCGCCAAGGTTGCTCTTTTGCTCGTAGAAGCTGTTGCTGTTACAGAGTGGCCAAGAATCTTCTTTGCACCCAATAGACTTCTCACTAAAGccatttatattttctttatctaAAGATTTGAATCCTTTTGAAGATTCTGAAGTTTTTATGAAAAGATTCAAGTTTTTGGATATATTCTTGTTTTCTGTTGATGATAGAAATAATGGGTAATGTGATGTGTATATATAGAAAGATCAACTAATTAATTGAAACCTCTCTGAAAATTCCTTGAAGCTTGCGGTCTTGAGCGTGGCGCAGATTAGAGCAGGGTTTCACATGGTTCTGTCTTTACCAACTGGGAAAGTTATAGTTTAATGCAATTTGTCTTGATGAGATTGTTAATTGAGTGTGGGACAatatactaaaaacaaaatacaattcACAAGGGTTGTTTTCTCAATGTTTTCTCAAAGTTTCTTCATGTTCTGTGGTGATCATATTCCCTCATCTCTCTGGTCTAAATGGATTTATGTAataactagattatgacccgccctttgaagggcgggtatattttttactttaatttagttctcatatttgtgttttctttgtgagtatatttttatttttctttacaatcatatgtgtgtgtgtgaatcttaatcaaaatatattttattaaataatagtaatttaaaaaattgatccggtaggGCTGGGTtgccggtcgaacccgccaacccgcgtGTTTCAGTTTCGTTTTGGTCAAAAAGTACGATCCGCACAACCCGtgaacaaataatttgtaccggcatccgtcccatttaattttgcggttatccgcgggttataaatttttttagtataatttttaatttaattattataaaaataaaaatatatttataataaataaattatatttttaaaaattttaattgttttatcaattaccatattttttaaaaaaatgtttacttttatttttatttttaaatatttttcggaTCAGCGGGTATacgcaatccaaaatctaccaacccgcaCCATCccgaataaaatactcataacctgcatccgcaaatcgattttttttcaaaaagttgaatCAAATTTGTGATCCGTCCTCAAAAGGAcgcaaataaaattattttatttgtgttttcaagtaattatatatttgtttatttgtaattatatttgtgtataatattttttttttaaatgattatcaagaaattttgaaaactgtattgaatttgtgatgttgaACTTTATTCAAAATAgttaggtaatttttttttataacaaattatatacaattttgtttAGTAATGAAATAGTAtctaaatatatgtaatgataTGTGTCCATTAAATTTTagtgatttgattttgtataatgatttataaaatgttattattacacataataatttttcatgCACTTTAAAATGGGTCGTAAGTTTTGACCGAGTTAAATGGAAATGTTCACTTTAGTTATTAAAAcctagttttatttattaaaaattgtgaCTAATTGGCCTAATTGTTAAATGAAACCTAGAATGACccaattgaaattttttaaacgtTTTGCAGTTAGATTAGATGCAGTTACATACGTAGATGCAGTTATAATATTAGTAtagatgcagttatatttaaattcagttatattttaaatggaCATAACaaatatcaattggtcatgctggaaaattaatagaatagataactCAAAGTAGGGACTTGAAGTTTCTCAACAACAGACCAACAAGTCTGTCACAGGTTAAGTTGTCCTTTGATTATATCCATAACTAGATTCACACAGCAGTTATATACGTAAACAAATTTGAGTTCcttcaaatctgaaaataaatatatattagggACAAAAATTCTACATTAAAAATTGAAAGAGATTTAAgtcatatataaaatagatgGACTAATCTATTTATGGTTTTAAATTGGAAGTTTAGCTATCTTAAAATGGTATCAAAGTCTGATCCACACAGTATAAGCCAATCCACATGGATCTGATCTTGAGCTGGTCCAATGATCCTTCCCCGAATGGTGTATTAGACACCTGTCAATCTTAAAATTTTACGGTTTTGTTTCGTTATTTTTAAGCCGTGCACACATTTCAACTCAAACAATAAGGATTGGGAGTTAATGTCAAACGGCCCAAATAGAACTAACTTAACACAAATTCTCGGTCCCGTCACTTGCGCCGACCCCTCTCCTTCCTGTGAATGCGTAACTGTTCCACTTCCCCTTCCAATTGATTTTTCTGATAAACGTATGTAGTTATGGATTCCAGTTTGACGATGTCCACTTCATCCTACATCCATCTTTGAAAACCATATCAACACCAACACCCATCAGCTCTCTTCCTTCTTAAAGTTATGTGCTGATGGGTGTTGATGGAAAGATTTGTATCTTATGAGTTTGTTTCATTTTAGTAGACACTTTTACACTTGCGTAAAAAACTAAAGCTTCGTGATTACGTTGTTTAATTTCACAGTCAAGCCTGATTCAGGGGTCTATCAATACGGACTCAACACTTTCAAACATATACTAAAAGGAGGGCTCCACTGAGATTTTCAGTTTCCATAAACTCGAGCAATTGATGACGTTGGCAAAATACAAATGTCGAGCGGCCATGTACGTCTTCCTATTTGCAGCATCCGTTGTTAGTAGTTGAATATTCTGATATCTGAGTTGAAAAGGTCTACAGTATCGACAAAAGTTTATTATGTGAAATTCTAGATATCTACACTAAAAacatactattttttaaaaagtatatagTGGCCACATAGATTTGTTATGTAAAttctatatctatatataatagcaaaccattttttgttttctttgacaTCAGtattttttataggaaaataaaatgaagatcTAACGGTTCAGATTGATTTGGTATTTAATCCAAGGGTTCTACTTCTTCTAGGTgatgtcatcttttttttttaaatagaatttaGTCGAAGCTTTGTGTCGGCATAGGTAGTGAAGCATTGTGTTCGTTTGTTAAAGGAGTTGCGACTCCTGGTTCGCATCTCTTcagaaaatctatttttttggtttttgttgaTGTCAGCACTTTTTTATAgaacaataaaaatttaaattgaatgGTAGAAATTGCTTCTTTATGAAATCTAATGGTCGAGTTTTAGTTTCGTTTAAATGTATGACATCATCAATTAGTGTGTCCTAACGTTTCATTTTTGAATCATTGATTATCAAGAGACGcaactctttctcttttttttcttgaaaccaaaagacacaaccttttcaaaaataaaatttcttataaTATCCCCTATATATAATCTTTAATACTTTCTTTTGCCATTGTTCTtactaggggtgggcaaaaaatccgaacccgaaaaaacaaaccgaacccgatccgaaaaagtagcaccgaatccgaaccgaaattgattaaatatccgaatgggttcaaaatttcggtatttaaagaaccgaaaccgaacccgatccgaaccgaaatattttgggtacccgaatgtatccgaaataaatttatatacttaaatatatacattatttttatatataatgtatattaaaattattaaaaatatataagatacctttaaattttccaaaatactcggaaaatatatgcaaatagtcaaaagtaaatgtttaaaatagctaaagtatactgaaaacaccaaaatagttaaatatctattgattctttatccaaatattcaaagaaaaccaatttatatattaaattaagatattttgacatatatgttatgaaaatttatatgtaatatattatctttcttatagattttgaaaatttaaagtatataatgaattttgaaaatttaaaaatattttaaatgggttatccgaacccgaaccgaacccgcaaagatccgaaccgaccccgaaccaaaatttagaaatatccgaatgggactgaaatctttgaccccgaaaacccgaaacccgaatggactgaaccgaaacccgaatgggtacccgaacgcccaacCCTAGTTCTTACTCCCATTCAATTTTATTCTCCTACCATTTACAGATCTTTTATATCACTTACGGTGGTATTTTTTCGTTATGGAAACAATTGTCTCGCTCTCCCAATTTCTTTCCATATCATCCACAGTCATCGAGGTTTCAATCAACATCTTTTTAAAcgaagaaaatgaaaaacgCTCGAGAAAAATTAAGTCATCGACGTTCACTTGTTAGTAAATTTTGCACCCAAAAGTAGAAAAAACTATGAATCAACTGAAATaactgtttctttttgttttttttgatcACATGTCTGTTGATAACCTAAGAGAGGGAATTAAGGAACAACAGCAGAAAAAGCCGTTGATAATAACATGAGAAACGGTAAACTGATATAAAGAAGAAACAAATCGAGTTTAACTTGATGACACATCAAACATCAAAAGAGAGATTTTTGTAATTTAAGCAATAATCACGTGAAATTTTTTGGTGGCTGTTGGCTCTTACTACCGCCCGCAGAGAAGAAGACGGTTTCTTATATTCTTCTCTCTATGTTAGGAAGTTTACTTTTTA contains these protein-coding regions:
- the LOC108835630 gene encoding auxin-responsive protein SAUR21-like gives rise to the protein MALVRSLLGAKKILGHSVTATASTSKRATLAAPPKGFLAVYVGESQKKRYVVPISYLSQPSFQALLTKFEEEFGFDHPMGGLTIPCPESTFINVTSRFH
- the LOC108835631 gene encoding auxin-responsive protein SAUR21-like — protein: MAFVRNLLGAKKILGRSITAAAPRKRAPSSPPKGFLVVYVGESQKKRYVVPISYLSKPSFQALLSKSEEEFGFDHPMGGLTIPCPEYTFINVISRLR
- the LOC108839722 gene encoding auxin-responsive protein SAUR21, which gives rise to MALVRSLLGAKKILGQATASTSKRATMAAPPKGFLAVYVGESQKKRYVVPISYLSQPSFQALLSKSEEEFGFDHPMGGLTIPCPEDTFINVTSRLQ